The DNA sequence CTGGAGATGTTAGCCCCATTTTCCTTCCGCGTCCCCTTAAAAGAAAACTTCCCGTTGTAGCGGGAAGGTTTTCTTTTGAATATTATTTGATCGAAATTATAATTAACCTTCCCGCGGACTAATTAAAAAGAGCCCGACAATTAAAACGAGAAGATTTTTAATTTGATTTTTTATTTTTTGCTTAACGTTCATAAATTTTAAGCCTAATTTTACATTAAATAAGAATAAGCGATTATCTTCTTTTGTCAAGTTATTTTCTTTTTTGGCTATTAATTAATTTACTTGACTTTTTATCCATAGGAGTTATAAAGAAATAATAAAAAGAAAAATTCCCCGCGAGGGGAGTTTTTAAACCCCTTAGAATTTATGAAATTTAACCCTGCAAATTTTTTTAGAAATATTCCAAAATTTTTCTCTGAAGTGAGAAAGGAATTAAAGAAAGTGACATGGCCTACAAGGAACGAGACCATTAATAAAACTTTACTCGTAATTGGCATTTCAGTTGTTACAGCGGCTGCACTTGGAGGTCTTGATGTTTTTTTTACTTGGGTTATAAGGACGGTTGTCGTTAAATAATAAATTTAGGAAGCTGACGCGTTAATTTTTTTCAAATTATGTCTAGACAACAAACAAAACAAGGGAAGAATTGGTATGCTATTCATACATATTCTGGATACGAAGAAGCTGTTGCACAAAATTTATTACAGCGTATTGAGTCTATGGATATGAAAGACAAGATTTTTAATGTAATTGTCCCGAAAGAAAAAAAAATAAAAATTAAGAGTGGTAAAAGAGAAACAGTAGAAGAAAAAGTTTACCCAGGATATGTTCTTGTGGAAATGATAGTTACTGATGATTCTTGGTATGTAGTAAGAAACACTCCAAGAGTTACAGGTTTTATTGGGGCGGGAACAACTCCGATTCCCATAAAGCAAGAAGAGATAGATTTTTTGATGAAAAGAATGCAGCAAGAAGAGCCAGAACATAAAATTGATGTTAGCATTGGGGACTTGGTTAAAATTACAGACGGACCATTTAAAGATTTTGACGGCAAGGTTTCAGAGATTGACGAGGAAAGAGGTAGAATAAAAGTTCTTGTTAATATGTTTGATAGAGACACTCCCGTTGATCTTGACTATTTACAAATTAAAAAAATATAGCCATGAAAAAAGTAATAACTCAAATTAAACTTCAGATAGAAGCGGGTAAAGCAAATCCTGCGCCTCCGATTGGTCCAGCGCTTGGTCAGCACGGAATTAATATTGCTGATTTTTGTCAAAAATTTAATGCAAAGACAAAAGACAAAGGAAACGAAATTATACCCGTTGAATTAACGGTTTATGAAGATAGGTCTTTTGATTTCGAACTTAAAACACCTCCAGCAGCTTATCTTATTAAAAAAGCAGCAGGGGTTGATAAGGGTTCTGGCGAGCCACAAAAAACAAAAGTTGGTAAAATTACAAAATCTCAGATAGAAGAGATTGCTAAAAAGAAAATGGAGGATTTAAATACGGACGATTTGGAAGCAGCAAAGAAAATTATAGAAGGCACTGCAAAAAGCCTGGGAATAAAAGTAGAATAATTGTTTAATTAAATAAAAAATATGGAGCTAACGCATTAAATTTTTTCGTTAAGCTCAAAAATTTATGGAGCTTACGCATTAAATTTCTCGCGTTGCTCAAAAATTTATGGAGCTAACGCATTAATTTTTCGCCCGCGGCAGGCAGGCTCCAATCAAAATTATGATTTTATGCGATAAAGAAATTAAGAAATATCTTAAAGAAGGAATAATTAAGATAAAACCAAAGCCGGATTTTAAAGAACAATTAGGACCATGTTCTCTTGATTTGTGTCTAGGAAATACTTTCAAAACTTTTAAACCCACTCAATATCCATATTTAGATCTTAAAAGAAAAACAGACTTTGAGTCAGTAATGGAAATTGTTGAAATAGAAGATGGGGGACCATTTATTTTACAACCAAATGAATTTGTTATTGCGGTTGCAAAAGAAGATGTTACTTTACCTTCTGATATAATGGGGCGACTCGACGGAAGAAGTTCTTTAGGAAGATTAGGCTTGGTTGTCCATTCGACTGCAGCAAGATTTGATCCAGGGTGGACAGGAAAACCAGTTATGGAGTTGGGTAATCTTGGTATTATGCCAATTATTCTTTATGTCGGCATGAGAGTGTGCGCTATGACTTTTGAGACACTTTCTGCTCCTGCTGAAAAACCATATTTGAAACAAAAAGATCATAAATATGCAGGACAGAAATCTGCAGTTGCAAGTAGATTACATAAAGAAGAAAGGAGAAAAAAGAAATAAATTAGCCAATTTTGATGAAAAATCTTACGACTAAAGATTTAAAAGTAAAGTTCTTAGGAATTACTCCTTTTTTAGAAGACAAAACGGGTAATTTAGATGCTCAAGAGACAGTAGCTTTTTCTGCGCTAATAACTTTTAAAGGAACATCGGTTCAAAGTTTACTTAAAGAAGTAGTTGATAAAGGGCAAGACGTTAACGAAAAAATTAAGAATATTTTGCGGAAATCATCTCTTAAGGGACATGCTTCAATGGCTACAACGCCAGTGATTTGTTTTTCCTATGAAGCAAGTAAATTTTTGGATTCTGCAATAACTGGAATAATTTTTTCTTCGTCTCTTATGGCGTCCGGAAGAAGAACAGATACCACAATTAAAGATATAGTTTATCCATCTACTATATCAAAAAATAAAAAAGCTAAAGAAATTTACAGAAAAGCATCGGACAAAAATATTATTTTTTTTAATTCCCTTTTAAATGAAGAAGTCCAAAAGGACGAAGCAAGTAAAATACTACAATATGGGATTTATGGAACTGGTATTGTTCAGCTACCGATAGAGTCAATAGTTTCTTTAAAAAAAGAATACGAAGAATGTAAAGAATGGATGCCAGAAGAAATAGGACTTTTGTTAAAAGAAATTGAAAAAGAATTAAAAAAATATGGTGTTGATCTTTTATATACAACAAGGATTGTTGCACCAAGAAATACTTATCCTTATCCGCATATTTTCAGGAATCCCGAAATGCCAAATATTGTGCGGGATTTATCAAAAAAGAAGAAAACTAAAAAACTTTTTGAAATAATCTCAAGCAACTTTGTTCTAACAGAGGGATTAAAAAGAAAGCTTAGAGAACTTAAAAAAGAGATTCAAAAAGTATTAAAAAATAAAAAAACTCTTAAGAAAGAATGGCTTAATTTACTTTCTTTGAGAAGTCAGATTGCCCGCGATTATGCAAATGCTTTAAATATCAAAATTTTGTCTTCTGTAGCTTGGCGTGTATGGGGAGACAAAAAAAGACACAGAACAGTTCCTATGGTCGTTGATTCTGTTTATTATTCTGTTCAGAGGGCAGCTGAAGTTTTTAAGAAATACAAAAAACAAATTAAAGAAAAAAAACTAAAAAAAGAAACGTTAGATAATATTAACTTAGTTTTTTCTATCCCTCCTACTGTAAGAGCAAATAAGGAACTTCTTTATAGCTACCTTGAAAGGTGCCTAGATTCTTTAGAAGTATATAATCAATTAATAAGTCTTGGCGTTAAAGAAAGAGATGCGATATTTATTATTCCACGTGGCCTAAAACTTGATGTCCTGCAAGAATACAATCTTTATAATTTAATTGCGGGATATTATCCTTTGAGAATTTGTTCCTCAGCTGAAGAGGAATTGAGAAAAATTTCTGTTAAAGAAGTAGGAGATATCAAAAACCTTCTTAAGAAAAAAGGCTATAGTTGGTTAGCAGAGCATATAGTTCCAAAATGTCATGTCGTGGGGTTTTGTTTAGAAGAAGAAAGTTGTGGTATGGTAAAGACGCTCTCTCCAAATTATGATGAAAAATTTCACGAAGAAATGAAACGGGATCTTGAAGATAAATTTCAAAAAAATCTTAATAATTTAGGAAAATAAAAAATTTATGGAGCTAACGCATTAATTTTTCGCTCCGCAAAAAATTATGATACTTGGAATTGATGAACTTCTAAGGTTAGTAAAAGAAAAAAAACTTGTTGAAAATTTATCAGAAAGAGAATTAAAAAACCCCGAGGGTGCTGGTTTTGATTTAAGATTGAGCGAAATTTATGAACTAAAAGGGAAGAGTTTTTTGGGAGTTGAAGATAGAAAAACACCAGATGTAAGTTTAGTTGCTAAATTTGATAAAAAAAAGAAAAATAGTTTTATTTTTAAACCAGGAGATTATTTTTTGGTTAAAACATTAGAAAAAGTTAATACCCCGGAAGATATTTTGATTTTATTTACTCCGCGGACTACAATTTTTAGAAGCGGTATGATGATGTTTACTGCAACTTGTTCACCGGGTTATTGTGGTGAGTTAACTTTTGCTATTTGTAATCTTGGTGGATGCGAAGTTGAAATAGAGCTTGGGGCAAGAATTGTTCACGCAATGTTTTTTCAAGTAAAAGGAAAATCCAATTTATATCGCGGTCAATGGCAGGGAGGTAGGGTGACAACAGATAAAAAAGAAAAACAAGTTTAATTTAGTTAAAGAAATAAAAATGAACTTTAAAGATAAAAAAGTAAAAGAATTAATTAAAAAAGAAGTTGACCGTCAAAAGAACGGTCTTGTATTGATTCCTTCTGAAAATTATGCCTCACTCGAGGTTCTCTCTGCTATGGGAACACCCCTTAGTAATAAATATTCAGAAGGGTATCCTGGAAAGAGATACTATCCTGGAAATCAATTTATAGATGAGATTGAAAAAACAGCGATATTAAGAGCAAAGAAAATTTTCAAGGCAGAACATGCTAATGTCCAGCCTCATTCTGGCTCTCAAGCGAATGCCGCTGTCTATTTAGCGCTTTTAGAACCGGGCGATAAAGTTTTAGGAATGAGTCTTGAATCGGGAGGCCACTTAACTCATGGCTCACCTGTTAATTTTTCCGGAAAAATTTATAATTTTTCTTATTATAATGTCGATAAAAAAACACAGATAATTGATTATAAGCAAGTTGAGAAAATAGCATTAAAATTTAAACCCAAAATAATTGTTGCCGGCGTTACTTCTTATCCTCGGGAAATTAACTTTAAAAAATTTAGAAAAATTGCAGATAAGGTAGGTGCATATTTAATGGGAGACATTGCTCACCTTGCGGGTCTTGTTGTTTCGGGCGTTCATTTGCATCCTTTTCCTTATTGCGATGTTGTTACTTTAACCACTCACAAAACATTACGTGGGCCTCGAGGAGGGATGATTCTTTCTAAGAAAAAAGATAGGTTAGATAAAAAAGATAACGACCTTGCAAAGAAAATTGACAATGCTTTATTTCCGGGGAGTCAAGGAGGACCATTAGAAAATGTTATTGCCGCAAAAGCTGTTTGTTTTCTTGAAGCATCAAGGCCAAGTTTTAAAGAATACCAAAGACAAGTTGTTAAAAACGCAAGAGTAATGGCAGAAGAATTTAAAAATAATGATATTTCTGTTATAAGTGGAGGAACCGATACTCACATGGTATTAATTGATATTTCTTCTTACAGTTCTAACTCTTTAAAACTTCAGAAAGAATTAGAAAAGCTTGGTATTTATGCTAATCGAAACTCTATTCCATTTGAAAAACGGCCATTCTATAACCCATCTGGTATAAGATTGGGTTCTCCAGCGATAACAAGCCGTGGAATGAAAGAAAAGGAAGCTAAGAAAATTGCAGAAATGATATCGCTTGTAATAAAAAATATTTCAAATACTAAAATAAAAAAAGAATTTGCGAAAGAAGTAAAAAAACTTTGTAAAAAATTTCCTATTTATAAAAGCTTAAAGGTATAGTAGGGACAATTCATACGCGAATTTATTTAGGGATTGACGTAAGCTCAGTCTCTTTTTTATTTTAAAATTATTTAAATTTTTATATAATAAAAAAATGGAATATAAAACTACAATTGGACTTGAAATACACGCAGAACTTAAAACAGCTACAAAAATGTTCTGTGATTGCAAGAATGATCCGAAAGAAACTAAACCGAATGTTAATATTTGTCCAATTTGTATGGGACACCCCGGGACCTTACCGGTTATTAATAAAAAAGCGGTTGAGTTTGTTATAAAAACCGGCCTTGCTCTAAATTGTAAAATTAACGAAGACACTTTTTTTGAAAGAAAAAATTATTTTTATCCAGATCTTACAAAAGGATATCAGATTTCTCAGTACCAGACGCCACTTACAAAAGATGGTTATCTTGATATAAAAACAGACAACGAACAACAAACAACTAAGAAAATTAGGATTAACAGAGTTCATCTCGAAGAAGATACAGGCAAATTAGTGCACCCTAAGGGAGCTGATTATTCTTTAGTTGATTTTAACAGGGTTGGTGTTCCTTTAATGGAATTAGTCACAGAACCAGATATTTCATCTGCCAAGGAAGCTGGAGGTTTTGCAAGAGAGTTACAGTTAATTTTGCGTTATCTGGACGTTTCGAATGCTGACATGGAGAAAGGGCAAATGAGAGTTGAAGTTAATATTTCGCTTTCAAAAACAAAAAAACTTGGAACAAAGGTCGAAATCAAAAATTTAAATTCTGTAAAGTCAGTTGAAAAATCAATAAAATTCGAAATTAAAAGACAGGTGGAGTTATTAAACAGAGGAGAGAAAATAGTTCAGGAAACTCGTGGTTGGCATGATATTAGGCAAGAAACATTCAGTCAGCGAGAAAAAGAAGAATCGCACGATTATCGTTATTTTCCAGAACCGGACTTGCCGCCGTTGAAAATAAAAATATAAGCATGTCTTTAAAAAATATCCAAAAAGAAGTTGATGACTGGGCAAAGCAGTATAAAATTCCGTACTGGCAGCCCCATGAAATTTTAGCACGTCTTACAGAAGAGGTGGGAGAGCTTGCAAGAGAGATTAATCACTTGTATGGTCCAAAGAAAAAGAAAGCCGAGGAGGATAAAAAAGAGATAGAGGACGAGATTGGAGATATTATATTCACTTTATGTTGTTTGGCTAACTCAAAAAATTTAGACCTTAATAAGGCTTTTGAAAAGACAATGCAAAAGTGCTATGGTAGAGATAAGAACCGTTACGAGAAAAAATAAATTAATATAAAAATATGAGCGAAATTGACGTTAAAAAAATAAAAAAAGAACTTCCCGAGCTTCCTCAGCAAAAGAGAGTAAGGTTTAAAAAAGAGTACGGACTTTCTGGAGAAGAAATTGAAACCTTTGTTAAACAAAGAGAACTTGCTGATTGCTTTGAAAGCATTGTTTCTGAAATTAAGATTTGGTGTAAAGATAAAAAAATTCCTGAAGACCGAGTGCCAAAAATTATAAAAGTAGCCAGTAATTATCTACAAACTGATCTTTGGTCAATCTTGAAGTCAAAAAAGATAAAAATTAAAGATTTAAAAATAACTCCGGAAAACTTTGCAGAATTAGTTACAATTTTAGTAGAAGGCAAAATTTCTTCCCGTGCCGGGAAAGATATTTTGGCGGAGATGGTAGAAACCGGGGCGGATCCGAGTTCAATCATAAAAGAAAAGAATTTAGAGCAGGTAAGCGACGAGGGCCAAATTGAAGAAATTGCAAAAAAAGTAATTTCACAAAACAAAAACGCAGTTGAAGATTATAAAAAAGGAAAAGAAAATGCCCTTCAGTTTTTAGTTGGCGGAATTATGCGAGAGACAAAAGGAAAGATAAATCCAGAAGAAGCAAAAAAGGTTATTTTAAAAATATTAAAGGGTTAAATTCGTAAAGTAAAAACCTATTTTACTTGTATAAACATTGACAAATTTTTGAATATACTTTAAATTAAGTATTGTTTTTAGATAATAAAAACAATACTTCTTTTAAAAAGAAATTTAGCAACCCGGAGGTGGTTGTTATTTTTATAAGGAGAATTCAAATTATAATTAATTAGCACTTTTTCCCCTTTGGGGAACTCATTGGAGGTTTAAGGAAGTTTTTAAAAAAAATAAATATTGGAGGGTGTTTTTTACACCTCTTTTTGTATTGTTTAAACACTCTTTATATAAAATCAATCTTTAACCATTATAATACTTCTATAATGCCTCAAAAAAAATGAAAAAAATTCTAAAATTTAAAATAAATAAGACATTGATATCAATATCAAAAATTGCCTTAATTTCATTTGGGCTTTTTATCTTTTTTGGCGTTAGTCAAGCCTTTGCTAGCGAAATTCCTGTTCCAAATAATGTGTTTTCAGCTGGTTGTTGGGAAAAACCAACAACGCCAGCGCTTTTATCTCCAGAAAATGGTTATATAGTAACTTCAAGTTCAGATCAGTGGTTTTTAAATCCTGTTATGGATTGGGCCGATTCTGCACCTAATTGTCCTTTATCAAAAGATATTCAATATAAATATGAATCTTACCATTCTTATATAGATGGTGAGTTAAGTGATCTTGCTTATGAATCAGAATTTTTAAAAGAACCAAAAATTACATTACCACAAGATCAGACTTCTGATGGAGATTATTATTGGAGGGTTAGGGCCTATGATGGTTATACCTGGAGCGACTGGAGTGAAGTCTGGCTTCTTAGGATTGATACAAAAACTCTTTTCTTCTCAGAATACATCGAGGGAAGTTCAAATAATAAGGCATTAGAAATTTATAATCCGAAAAACTCTGAAATTGATTTGGGTGCAGAGGGATATAAAGTGGAAATGTACTTTAATGAGAGTTCTTTTGCTGGTCTGACAATTAATCTGTCAGGAACAGTGGCCAGCGGTGATGTTTTTGTTCTAACTCGAAGAGATGCCCATCTAGATATATTAGCTCAAGCCGATCAAATTCAAGACACTACGGCTGGGTGGTATAATGGCGACGATGCTGTTGTACTTAAGCAAGGCGATAAAATTATAGATGTTATTGGCCAAGTCGGATTTGATCCTGGTTCAGAATGGGGAAGTGGACTAACAAGTACCCAGGATAATACTTTAGTCAGAAAATGTGGAATTACTTCTGGAGATACAGATGGCAGTGATTCTTTTGATCCATCTGTTGAATGGGAAGGTTATGGGGTTGATACTTTTTCTCATTTGGGTTCGCATACTTTAACCTGTCCGACAGAGGAAGAAGTTTTACCACCACCCGAAGAATCTCCAATTGAAGAAGAGAATGTTTCTCTTCAGATAAAAAGTCCTGATTTGCAAAATACTAATGCTGTACAAAATCCAGAGGATAAAACTTTATTAGATAAAGAGAAAGAAAGTATTCCGGAAGAAAATCAGGATTTGTCAGATGGAAAAGATGAGGATATCCCAGAAGATAAAATAAATGTTCCCGAGGAAGAAAAACCAGATGAAGAAATTGTTGAAGACGAAAAGAACAGTGAAGAATCGGAGCAATTTTTAAAAGAAAATTTATTAGAAGAAGAAATAATAAAAAAAGAATAATATGTTTAAAATTTACAAAAAATTATTTTTGTTAGTTTTTTTAGTATCACTTTTTTCTGCTGTTTTTGTTTTTGCCGCAGATTTTGAAATTTCTCCAACAAGTGGACTTTTTACAGAAACTTTAGTTCCAGGACAACAAGTAACAAAAATTTTAACTTTAAAGAATAACACCACTTCTTTGCAGAAAGTAGAATTTTGGGTAGAAAATTATAATGATATAACCCCTATTCTGGGATATTTGATAGACAATCCTCTGGGTGAGAAAATTTTTATTGAAGTAAAAGACGGCACTAAATTTCTTTTTAAAAAAAATACACTCAATAATTTTAAAGACCAGAGAATCGCTTTTGATTTAAATCCCGGTTCTAAATTTTTAACTTTTAATGCCTATTTTGACGAATTTACTGATAGTAGCTATCAAGGGTTTTCTGTTTCTTTTGATTTACGTTTTAAGTCAGAAGGAGAAAATGGCAAGACTACAACAATAGATGTATCAGGGACTTCAAGTACTACTTCAGAAACCGCAGGAAGCGTTGCAGGAAGTAGCAATAATAATACAGGTGGAACAATTGGATCAGGTATTTTTACTGCGTTGGGATATCCTGAATTATCTCCTGTAGAAGATATTCCAGAAGAAGAAATCCAGAAGAAAGAAGAAGTTGTAGAAAAAGAAAAAGAGATGGGTTTTTGGAATAAATTAAGAAGCGCTATTGGTAAAATTTTACCTTCTTTTTGCATAGATTTAATTTCTATTTTATGGTTATTTATAGGAAGTGGAGTTGGGATTTTGGGTCATTATTTGCTTTTTGAAAAATGGAGAATCTCTTCTGGTAGTGGAGTTGCTAAAATGAGTTTTCTTAGTTTGTTTTGGTCAGAGTGTTGTTTTTGGTGGTTGATTATAGGAATTATTATCGGTTTTTTTGTAAGAGAGGTTTATAAAAGAAGTAAAGAAGAGAAAAAAGAGCCAGAAAAGACAGAAGAGCAAACACCAAATTCTTTTTAATAGCTTATAAACTATTCAAAAACAGCTTTCTTTAAGAAGCTGTTTTTGTTATTATAAAAGTGTAAATTTAAAAAATATGCTTCGCGAAAAGATAGAAAAATTAGTTAAAAATTCTGTAAATTGCTTGACAAAAGAAAGCTGTGTTTCTCCGCAGAAGATTGAAATTATTGCAAAACGTCCGCCAAAAGAGGAATATGGTGATTATTCTGTTGTTCTGCGTCAGGATCTTGCAAAACAGGTTCAAGAAAGAATAGAAAAGAAAAAACCAGAATTTTTAGAGAAAGTTGAATTTTTGCCACCAAGCTTTTTAAATTTTTATATCAAAAAAGAATATTTTCAAAAAGAAGTAAGCGATATTTTAAAGAAAGGAGAAAAATTCGGTAAAATAAATATTGGAAATAAAAGAAAGGCAAACATTGAGTTTGTGTCTGCGAATCCAACAAGTATGCCTCATATTGGAAATGGTAGGGGCGCTTTTTTTGGAGACGTTTTGGCAAACTTGCTTTCTTTTTCTGGTTTTAAAGTTGAAAGAGAATACTATATAAATGACGCAAAGACCAGTCAGCAGATAAGAGAACTTGGCAGAACCGCAATAGGCAAAGGAAATACTTATTTAACTGAAGATCTTCGAGTTAAAATAAAAAAATTAGATAAAAAGTTATCTCCTCTTAGAAAAAATTTTGAAGCTAATTATATAATTGATGCCGAAACAAATATTTTAGATAAGGATGGAGTAATAGCTAAAAGCGAAGTTAGTAGCAATAAAGAATTAGGAGAGGCTGGGTATTTATTGGCTC is a window from the Candidatus Paceibacterota bacterium genome containing:
- the rplK gene encoding 50S ribosomal protein L11, whose protein sequence is MKKVITQIKLQIEAGKANPAPPIGPALGQHGINIADFCQKFNAKTKDKGNEIIPVELTVYEDRSFDFELKTPPAAYLIKKAAGVDKGSGEPQKTKVGKITKSQIEEIAKKKMEDLNTDDLEAAKKIIEGTAKSLGIKVE
- a CDS encoding FAD-dependent thymidylate synthase, whose amino-acid sequence is MKNLTTKDLKVKFLGITPFLEDKTGNLDAQETVAFSALITFKGTSVQSLLKEVVDKGQDVNEKIKNILRKSSLKGHASMATTPVICFSYEASKFLDSAITGIIFSSSLMASGRRTDTTIKDIVYPSTISKNKKAKEIYRKASDKNIIFFNSLLNEEVQKDEASKILQYGIYGTGIVQLPIESIVSLKKEYEECKEWMPEEIGLLLKEIEKELKKYGVDLLYTTRIVAPRNTYPYPHIFRNPEMPNIVRDLSKKKKTKKLFEIISSNFVLTEGLKRKLRELKKEIQKVLKNKKTLKKEWLNLLSLRSQIARDYANALNIKILSSVAWRVWGDKKRHRTVPMVVDSVYYSVQRAAEVFKKYKKQIKEKKLKKETLDNINLVFSIPPTVRANKELLYSYLERCLDSLEVYNQLISLGVKERDAIFIIPRGLKLDVLQEYNLYNLIAGYYPLRICSSAEEELRKISVKEVGDIKNLLKKKGYSWLAEHIVPKCHVVGFCLEEESCGMVKTLSPNYDEKFHEEMKRDLEDKFQKNLNNLGK
- a CDS encoding serine hydroxymethyltransferase, which gives rise to MNFKDKKVKELIKKEVDRQKNGLVLIPSENYASLEVLSAMGTPLSNKYSEGYPGKRYYPGNQFIDEIEKTAILRAKKIFKAEHANVQPHSGSQANAAVYLALLEPGDKVLGMSLESGGHLTHGSPVNFSGKIYNFSYYNVDKKTQIIDYKQVEKIALKFKPKIIVAGVTSYPREINFKKFRKIADKVGAYLMGDIAHLAGLVVSGVHLHPFPYCDVVTLTTHKTLRGPRGGMILSKKKDRLDKKDNDLAKKIDNALFPGSQGGPLENVIAAKAVCFLEASRPSFKEYQRQVVKNARVMAEEFKNNDISVISGGTDTHMVLIDISSYSSNSLKLQKELEKLGIYANRNSIPFEKRPFYNPSGIRLGSPAITSRGMKEKEAKKIAEMISLVIKNISNTKIKKEFAKEVKKLCKKFPIYKSLKV
- the secE gene encoding preprotein translocase subunit SecE; this encodes MKFNPANFFRNIPKFFSEVRKELKKVTWPTRNETINKTLLVIGISVVTAAALGGLDVFFTWVIRTVVVK
- the dcd gene encoding dCTP deaminase yields the protein MILCDKEIKKYLKEGIIKIKPKPDFKEQLGPCSLDLCLGNTFKTFKPTQYPYLDLKRKTDFESVMEIVEIEDGGPFILQPNEFVIAVAKEDVTLPSDIMGRLDGRSSLGRLGLVVHSTAARFDPGWTGKPVMELGNLGIMPIILYVGMRVCAMTFETLSAPAEKPYLKQKDHKYAGQKSAVASRLHKEERRKKK
- the nusG gene encoding transcription termination/antitermination protein NusG; this encodes MSRQQTKQGKNWYAIHTYSGYEEAVAQNLLQRIESMDMKDKIFNVIVPKEKKIKIKSGKRETVEEKVYPGYVLVEMIVTDDSWYVVRNTPRVTGFIGAGTTPIPIKQEEIDFLMKRMQQEEPEHKIDVSIGDLVKITDGPFKDFDGKVSEIDEERGRIKVLVNMFDRDTPVDLDYLQIKKI
- a CDS encoding lamin tail domain-containing protein, with translation MKKILKFKINKTLISISKIALISFGLFIFFGVSQAFASEIPVPNNVFSAGCWEKPTTPALLSPENGYIVTSSSDQWFLNPVMDWADSAPNCPLSKDIQYKYESYHSYIDGELSDLAYESEFLKEPKITLPQDQTSDGDYYWRVRAYDGYTWSDWSEVWLLRIDTKTLFFSEYIEGSSNNKALEIYNPKNSEIDLGAEGYKVEMYFNESSFAGLTINLSGTVASGDVFVLTRRDAHLDILAQADQIQDTTAGWYNGDDAVVLKQGDKIIDVIGQVGFDPGSEWGSGLTSTQDNTLVRKCGITSGDTDGSDSFDPSVEWEGYGVDTFSHLGSHTLTCPTEEEVLPPPEESPIEEENVSLQIKSPDLQNTNAVQNPEDKTLLDKEKESIPEENQDLSDGKDEDIPEDKINVPEEEKPDEEIVEDEKNSEESEQFLKENLLEEEIIKKE
- the gatB gene encoding Asp-tRNA(Asn)/Glu-tRNA(Gln) amidotransferase subunit GatB; translation: MEYKTTIGLEIHAELKTATKMFCDCKNDPKETKPNVNICPICMGHPGTLPVINKKAVEFVIKTGLALNCKINEDTFFERKNYFYPDLTKGYQISQYQTPLTKDGYLDIKTDNEQQTTKKIRINRVHLEEDTGKLVHPKGADYSLVDFNRVGVPLMELVTEPDISSAKEAGGFARELQLILRYLDVSNADMEKGQMRVEVNISLSKTKKLGTKVEIKNLNSVKSVEKSIKFEIKRQVELLNRGEKIVQETRGWHDIRQETFSQREKEESHDYRYFPEPDLPPLKIKI
- a CDS encoding MazG nucleotide pyrophosphohydrolase domain-containing protein — translated: MSLKNIQKEVDDWAKQYKIPYWQPHEILARLTEEVGELAREINHLYGPKKKKAEEDKKEIEDEIGDIIFTLCCLANSKNLDLNKAFEKTMQKCYGRDKNRYEKK